The Bacillus basilensis genome includes a region encoding these proteins:
- a CDS encoding YuzF family protein produces MSYSKGNDLSEQHMVSVPNPYVYQTLQSVIGKHVVIETVRGNIRGKLKDVKPDHLLIEDTAPYIVRIQQIVWIMPKQ; encoded by the coding sequence ATGAGTTATTCGAAAGGAAATGACTTGAGTGAACAACATATGGTAAGTGTGCCTAATCCCTATGTATATCAGACATTACAATCAGTAATTGGTAAACATGTGGTTATTGAAACTGTAAGAGGCAATATAAGAGGTAAATTAAAGGATGTGAAACCAGATCATTTGCTCATTGAAGATACGGCGCCATATATTGTACGCATTCAACAAATTGTATGGATTATGCCAAAGCAATAA
- a CDS encoding helix-turn-helix domain-containing protein — protein sequence MTQDLLFITKPTVTTKEAANLLGVTVQTILKKEKDGLIECVYKDNWKQFGSKIFYLEDIERLKNIEKVEGFGTKEAAEILNVAPSTVFTYIKSGKLPASKIEKRGKEVYVIDKEDLETFQLTYEKTTSKERKTFITKIQDEDIYLYQLLTHQHTGKTARVIEINGTDGKILTEDEEIFAISTYKEHDYSLEPFQKQAVITKRGYLSFSFKKPQLFNSITYNLINLFYKEIGVTNMRLTIKPDTIKLEIKPFVLQVDPLQFQEEIKYLHSHMKSGTILPHVEGIYFKSNVEPLTFHVDHEFKQKVVQMAADSGMGQEEFLLHAIKSYIISLDQ from the coding sequence ATGACACAAGATTTATTGTTTATTACAAAACCTACTGTAACGACAAAAGAGGCAGCCAACTTATTAGGAGTAACGGTACAAACTATTTTAAAGAAAGAAAAAGATGGATTAATAGAATGTGTATATAAAGATAACTGGAAACAATTTGGTAGTAAGATTTTCTATTTAGAGGATATTGAACGTTTAAAAAATATCGAAAAGGTTGAGGGTTTTGGTACAAAAGAAGCAGCTGAAATTCTTAATGTAGCACCATCTACTGTCTTTACATATATCAAATCTGGAAAATTACCTGCTTCAAAGATTGAAAAACGCGGAAAAGAAGTATACGTCATTGATAAAGAGGACCTTGAAACTTTTCAACTTACTTATGAAAAAACTACATCAAAAGAACGAAAAACATTCATTACTAAGATTCAAGATGAAGATATATATTTATATCAATTATTAACACATCAACATACCGGAAAAACAGCTAGGGTAATAGAGATCAATGGAACAGACGGCAAGATTCTTACAGAGGACGAAGAAATCTTCGCAATATCCACTTATAAAGAGCATGATTATTCCTTAGAACCTTTCCAAAAACAAGCTGTAATTACGAAGCGAGGGTATTTATCATTTTCATTTAAAAAACCTCAACTATTTAATTCCATCACTTACAATCTAATAAACTTATTTTATAAAGAGATCGGTGTCACAAATATGCGATTGACTATTAAACCAGATACTATCAAATTAGAAATTAAACCTTTCGTTTTACAAGTAGATCCATTGCAGTTTCAGGAGGAGATTAAATACTTACATTCTCATATGAAATCCGGCACAATCCTTCCACATGTAGAAGGAATTTACTTTAAAAGTAATGTAGAGCCATTAACTTTTCATGTAGATCATGAATTCAAGCAAAAAGTAGTGCAAATGGCAGCGGATTCTGGTATGGGACAGGAAGAATTCTTATTGCATGCTATAAAATCTTATATAATAAGTTTAGACCAGTAA
- a CDS encoding site-specific integrase has protein sequence MDNNSGKENLPIINNKSESIDTYLENIKDIVPFLYNNRYVDKVEDKMEIAEKEGKSKYTYLSDLEVIYHFVHLQKDMDEKKNRKEDTKKSYVSEILLFCECMVQHAEEFEVNGEEVQQNASLLKTLQPWHIRKFNFWLKNVQNGRNGNTYAVATLAKKTVLIRSFFKHLYVFGYIEKPLHEELQRANVNEQDRPNRDLSYEEVMKILGFYKERGHLVNYTIILALASTGARIQELCTACVKDLHYDGKYWLKVKGKGDKIRELFISEHLYQCICEMRRRRGFQTVLEKGDESPLFINQRGNAYNSKTLSNQVTDMIKKTNLEFLQYRENPVTAHTFRHAFAIMAVEQGNADLYHLMQTLGHENIQTTKIYLEKHMKRKNNVGSTFADMLI, from the coding sequence ATGGATAATAATAGTGGAAAAGAAAACTTACCTATTATAAATAATAAAAGTGAAAGTATAGATACATATTTAGAGAATATAAAAGATATTGTTCCATTTCTGTATAACAATCGTTATGTAGATAAAGTAGAAGATAAAATGGAGATAGCTGAAAAAGAGGGAAAGAGTAAATATACGTATTTAAGTGACCTGGAAGTAATTTATCATTTCGTACATTTACAAAAAGATATGGATGAGAAGAAGAATAGAAAAGAAGATACGAAAAAGAGTTATGTATCTGAAATCTTATTATTTTGTGAGTGCATGGTGCAGCATGCAGAAGAGTTTGAAGTGAATGGGGAAGAGGTACAACAAAATGCTTCCTTATTAAAAACATTGCAGCCTTGGCACATTCGCAAATTTAATTTCTGGTTAAAAAATGTACAAAATGGTCGGAATGGTAATACCTATGCAGTCGCAACACTCGCGAAGAAAACCGTATTAATTCGTTCTTTTTTTAAACACCTTTATGTATTTGGGTATATCGAAAAACCGCTTCATGAAGAGCTACAGCGAGCAAATGTAAATGAACAAGATCGGCCAAATCGTGATTTATCCTATGAGGAAGTCATGAAAATATTAGGTTTTTATAAAGAGAGAGGACATTTAGTAAACTATACAATAATACTTGCTTTGGCTAGTACTGGTGCACGTATTCAGGAGTTGTGTACTGCATGCGTAAAAGATTTACACTATGACGGGAAGTATTGGTTAAAAGTTAAAGGAAAAGGAGACAAAATACGTGAACTTTTCATTTCAGAACATTTATATCAATGTATTTGTGAAATGAGGAGAAGAAGAGGCTTCCAAACGGTATTGGAAAAAGGGGATGAGAGTCCGTTATTTATAAATCAAAGAGGAAATGCTTATAACTCTAAAACACTCTCTAATCAGGTAACAGATATGATAAAAAAAACAAACTTAGAGTTCCTACAATACCGTGAAAATCCAGTAACCGCACATACATTTCGACATGCCTTTGCAATTATGGCAGTAGAGCAAGGAAATGCAGATTTATATCATTTAATGCAAACACTTGGCCATGAAAATATTCAAACAACAAAAATCTATTTAGAGAAGCATATGAAGCGTAAAAATAATGTAGGATCCACCTTCGCTGATATGTTGATATAG
- a CDS encoding sugar phosphate nucleotidyltransferase, translating to MKVIILCGGKGLRMQGILKDIPKPLVQVQGKPLIWHIMNWYSKFGHHEFILPLGYGGEKIKEYFMDYIWKKHDFNLDLKNNHYQLLEEPKQWNIKFIDTGIETLTGTRLKKLEKHIQDDMFLLTYGDGLATIDINELIKFHKDKGKIATLTGINKSSQYGLLQIENGIAVDFKEKPLLNNVINGGFFVFNKGIFDYLNDNDCMLEEEPLLNLIKNKELAVYEHNDYWISVDTPKDLKDANASWNPNKNS from the coding sequence ATGAAAGTCATTATTTTGTGTGGTGGGAAAGGATTAAGGATGCAGGGAATTCTCAAAGATATTCCAAAGCCATTAGTTCAAGTTCAAGGAAAACCTCTCATTTGGCATATAATGAATTGGTATAGCAAGTTTGGACATCATGAATTCATCTTACCATTAGGGTATGGAGGTGAAAAAATCAAAGAATATTTTATGGATTATATATGGAAAAAACATGATTTTAATTTAGATCTAAAGAATAATCATTACCAGTTGCTAGAAGAGCCAAAACAGTGGAATATAAAATTTATAGATACAGGGATTGAAACACTGACCGGAACCAGATTAAAAAAACTTGAAAAGCATATACAGGATGATATGTTTTTATTAACTTATGGTGACGGATTAGCAACGATAGATATTAACGAACTTATAAAATTTCATAAAGACAAAGGAAAAATCGCAACATTAACCGGTATAAATAAAAGTAGTCAATATGGTCTTTTACAGATTGAAAACGGGATTGCTGTGGATTTTAAGGAAAAACCCCTACTTAATAATGTAATAAATGGAGGTTTTTTTGTATTTAATAAAGGAATATTCGATTATTTGAATGATAATGATTGTATGCTTGAAGAAGAACCGCTACTAAATTTAATAAAAAACAAGGAACTTGCAGTTTATGAGCACAATGATTATTGGATTAGTGTAGATACACCTAAAGATCTTAAAGATGCAAATGCAAGCTGGAATCCTAACAAAAATAGTTGA
- a CDS encoding NAD(P)-dependent oxidoreductase yields MIDHFKNKTFLITGGYGFIGSHLVRRLLKLQAKIVILARSSSNPWRLKDVLKSIKLYEVDIRDKIKVQNIIQQIRPDYIFHFAAYGVNSAHTDYMNAIETNVLSTINIIQAAKSIDCKKIINIGSSSEYGDKTESIKEDMELTPVDIYGSSKAAATIIAHQVAAENNINLITLRPFGVFGEGEEPHKFFCYIILQVLQNRNVNLTLCNQLRDYCYVDNIIDACMLTIENNSIQNEIFNIGSGETHPLKYYVELLFKHLQTNKGPNYGALSYRTNERMISKPNINKIKSMLSWEPRISIEEGIIKTVNWYKHNTHLYPNV; encoded by the coding sequence ATAATTGACCATTTTAAAAATAAAACCTTTCTTATCACTGGCGGATACGGTTTTATTGGTTCTCATTTGGTAAGAAGATTATTGAAATTACAAGCAAAAATCGTTATTTTAGCCAGAAGCTCGTCAAATCCTTGGCGTCTTAAAGACGTATTAAAAAGTATCAAACTTTACGAAGTAGATATACGCGATAAGATAAAAGTTCAAAATATTATACAACAAATCCGTCCTGATTATATTTTTCACTTTGCTGCATATGGGGTGAATTCAGCTCATACAGATTACATGAATGCCATAGAAACAAATGTTTTAAGTACAATTAATATTATTCAAGCAGCAAAGTCTATAGATTGCAAAAAGATTATTAATATTGGAAGCAGTTCTGAGTATGGAGATAAAACAGAATCTATTAAGGAAGATATGGAATTAACACCAGTAGATATTTATGGAAGTAGTAAAGCTGCAGCCACTATAATTGCTCATCAAGTCGCGGCTGAAAACAATATCAACCTTATAACCTTAAGACCCTTTGGAGTATTTGGAGAAGGTGAAGAACCACATAAATTTTTTTGCTATATTATTTTACAGGTATTACAGAATAGAAATGTAAACTTAACGTTATGTAATCAATTAAGAGATTATTGCTATGTAGATAATATTATTGATGCTTGTATGCTAACAATTGAAAATAATTCTATACAAAATGAGATTTTTAATATTGGAAGCGGTGAGACTCACCCTTTAAAATATTATGTGGAATTACTCTTTAAACACTTGCAGACTAATAAAGGACCCAATTATGGTGCGTTATCCTATAGAACGAATGAGAGAATGATTTCTAAACCAAATATTAATAAAATTAAAAGTATGCTATCTTGGGAACCACGCATAAGTATTGAAGAAGGTATTATTAAAACAGTTAATTGGTATAAACATAATACACATCTATATCCAAATGTATGA
- the rfbG gene encoding CDP-glucose 4,6-dehydratase, translating to MFNNSFKNVFHGKKILITGHTGFKGSWLSIWLKELGATVIGYSLDPKNKKDNFNLTNLQSDIIDVRGDIRDFNKLNKLFKDYKPEIVFHLAAQPLVKYSYENPKDTYDINVMGTMNILEAIRLHESTKIGIMVTSDKCYENNEWVWGYRENEPIGGHDLYSSSKGCCELLISSYRNSYFPEKKYEHHKKIIASVRAGNVIGGGDWSIDRIIPDCIRALESNQEIFIRNTNAVRPWQHVLEPLSGYLLLAEKIITEGVLFSGAWNFGPKLNNIVSVKELVTGMIKSWGCGNWISSNANPEEFHEATFLNLDISKAKFKLNWEPKWSLQQTLDHTVDWYKNYKAYSSTELRNLCVDQIKQYVQS from the coding sequence TTGTTCAATAATAGCTTTAAGAATGTATTTCATGGAAAAAAGATTTTAATCACAGGACACACTGGTTTTAAAGGCTCTTGGTTATCCATTTGGTTAAAAGAATTAGGCGCGACTGTAATTGGATATTCTTTAGATCCTAAAAATAAAAAAGATAACTTTAATTTAACAAACCTTCAAAGCGACATAATTGATGTTCGTGGGGATATAAGAGACTTTAATAAATTAAATAAGCTTTTCAAAGATTATAAACCTGAAATTGTATTTCATTTAGCCGCACAACCACTTGTTAAATATTCTTATGAGAACCCTAAAGATACGTATGATATAAATGTTATGGGAACAATGAATATATTAGAAGCAATCCGTTTACATGAATCCACTAAAATAGGAATTATGGTTACAAGTGACAAGTGTTATGAGAACAATGAATGGGTTTGGGGATACCGTGAAAATGAACCAATAGGTGGACATGACCTTTATAGTTCTAGCAAAGGATGCTGCGAACTATTAATTTCCTCCTACCGCAACTCTTATTTTCCAGAAAAAAAATATGAGCACCATAAAAAAATAATCGCAAGTGTTCGTGCTGGCAATGTAATTGGTGGAGGAGATTGGTCAATAGACAGGATTATTCCTGATTGTATACGGGCACTGGAATCAAATCAAGAAATTTTCATTAGAAATACTAATGCAGTAAGACCTTGGCAACATGTACTTGAACCCTTAAGTGGATATTTACTTCTAGCAGAAAAAATTATTACTGAGGGGGTACTTTTTTCTGGCGCATGGAATTTCGGTCCAAAACTAAATAATATTGTCTCAGTAAAAGAGCTTGTTACCGGTATGATAAAGTCCTGGGGATGTGGAAATTGGATATCTTCAAATGCAAATCCAGAAGAATTTCATGAGGCAACATTCCTAAACCTAGATATAAGTAAAGCAAAATTCAAGCTCAATTGGGAACCGAAATGGTCTCTTCAGCAGACTTTAGACCATACAGTAGACTGGTATAAAAATTACAAGGCGTACTCCAGTACAGAGCTGAGAAATTTATGTGTTGATCAAATTAAACAATATGTGCAGTCTTAA
- a CDS encoding alpha/beta fold hydrolase, which translates to MATFILVHGAWDGGYVWREVATQLRKEGHEVYTPTLTGLGERAHLAHPGVGLKTYIQDIVNVIHYEKLKEVILVGHSYAGMVITGVAEIIPECIKNIVYIDAMIPNNGDSVMDISGSEMSSHFIEEVKVHGDGWRIIPRNASDQRKAAMPLLAFTQSIEMNNSIVNEITHTYIEILDHPANWPMAPIFQRSAEIAKERKWDVYSIQRGGHWVMQTNHEELARILERCN; encoded by the coding sequence ATGGCAACATTTATACTTGTACACGGTGCATGGGATGGTGGATATGTTTGGAGAGAAGTTGCAACACAGTTGAGAAAAGAGGGGCATGAAGTATATACACCTACATTGACGGGACTTGGAGAAAGAGCGCATCTTGCACATCCGGGTGTAGGATTAAAAACATATATTCAAGATATTGTGAACGTTATTCACTATGAAAAATTAAAAGAGGTTATTTTAGTAGGGCATAGCTATGCTGGAATGGTAATAACGGGGGTTGCAGAAATTATTCCAGAATGCATTAAAAATATTGTGTATATTGATGCAATGATTCCAAATAACGGAGATTCTGTAATGGATATTTCTGGTTCGGAAATGTCTTCGCACTTTATAGAAGAAGTAAAGGTTCATGGAGATGGATGGCGTATTATTCCAAGAAATGCGTCAGATCAAAGAAAAGCTGCTATGCCACTATTAGCATTTACACAATCAATTGAAATGAATAATTCGATAGTGAATGAGATCACACATACATATATAGAAATTCTTGATCATCCTGCAAATTGGCCAATGGCCCCTATTTTTCAAAGATCCGCTGAAATAGCAAAGGAGAGAAAATGGGATGTATATTCTATTCAAAGAGGTGGGCATTGGGTTATGCAAACAAACCATGAAGAATTAGCTCGTATTTTAGAAAGATGTAATTAA
- a CDS encoding IS4 family transposase, whose amino-acid sequence MNLSIQSELQLFAEELYEHLTPSFLENLARELGFVQRKRKFSGHDLATICVWISQRVASDSLVRLCSQLHAVTGTLMSPEGLNKRFTKKAVCFLKHIFSTLLKSKICETSVIQSSSIAYFQRIRILDATIFQVPKHLASVYPGSGGCAQKAGIKIQLEYDLHSGQFLNFQVEPGKNNDNTFGTECLATLRPGNLCIRDLGYYSLDDLDQMDQRGVYYISRLKLNNMVYIKNEFPEYFQNGTIKKQSQYIKIDLEDIMDALKPGQVYEIKDAYIGKDKKLFTRVIMYGLTEKQLRERMKKQVYTESKKGITYSEKSKRLAGMNLYVTNTPWEIVPMEQIHDFYSLRRQVEIIFKTWKSLFQIHHWQNIKQERLECHVYGKLIAIFLCSSIMFKMRQLILQKKKQELSEYKSIGMIQDHLHILYQTIQQSIQEITKFLIRLFHLLQKNGRKSHRYDKKTVFDILGVIYEYNGLRKPKKTA is encoded by the coding sequence ATGAATCTTTCGATTCAAAGTGAACTACAATTATTTGCTGAAGAATTATATGAACATCTTACTCCTTCATTTTTAGAAAATCTTGCTAGAGAACTAGGATTTGTACAACGGAAACGTAAGTTTTCAGGTCATGATTTAGCTACTATCTGTGTCTGGATTAGTCAACGGGTAGCGAGTGATTCTTTAGTACGACTGTGTAGCCAACTTCATGCTGTTACAGGAACTCTTATGAGTCCAGAAGGACTCAATAAGCGCTTCACTAAAAAAGCTGTTTGCTTTTTAAAACACATTTTCTCTACATTATTAAAAAGTAAAATTTGTGAAACATCAGTGATCCAAAGCTCTTCAATCGCTTATTTTCAACGAATTCGTATTTTAGATGCAACGATTTTTCAGGTGCCAAAGCATTTAGCTAGTGTGTATCCTGGATCAGGTGGTTGTGCTCAAAAAGCGGGGATAAAAATTCAGTTAGAATATGATTTACATAGTGGTCAGTTTTTAAATTTCCAAGTAGAACCAGGAAAAAACAATGATAACACCTTTGGAACAGAGTGTTTAGCAACATTACGCCCTGGTAATCTATGTATTCGGGATTTAGGCTATTATTCACTGGATGATTTAGATCAAATGGATCAACGTGGCGTGTATTATATATCACGGCTCAAATTAAACAATATGGTGTATATCAAAAATGAATTTCCTGAATACTTTCAAAATGGGACAATAAAAAAACAATCTCAGTACATCAAAATTGATTTAGAAGACATTATGGATGCCTTAAAACCAGGACAGGTCTATGAAATAAAAGACGCTTATATTGGAAAGGATAAAAAACTATTCACTCGGGTTATTATGTATGGATTAACAGAAAAACAACTTCGTGAGCGTATGAAAAAACAAGTGTACACGGAAAGTAAAAAGGGCATTACATATTCGGAAAAAAGCAAACGATTAGCTGGCATGAACCTATATGTTACCAACACACCTTGGGAGATTGTCCCGATGGAACAAATCCATGACTTTTACTCTCTCCGCCGGCAAGTTGAAATCATTTTTAAAACTTGGAAATCCTTATTTCAAATTCATCATTGGCAAAATATTAAACAAGAGCGATTAGAATGCCATGTTTATGGAAAACTCATTGCCATTTTTTTGTGTTCTTCTATTATGTTTAAGATGCGACAATTAATTTTGCAAAAGAAGAAACAGGAATTAAGTGAATATAAATCAATTGGAATGATTCAAGATCATTTACACATTTTATATCAAACCATACAGCAAAGCATCCAAGAAATAACAAAATTTTTAATCCGCCTGTTCCACTTACTCCAGAAGAATGGTCGGAAATCTCATCGATACGATAAGAAAACAGTCTTTGATATTTTAGGTGTTATCTATGAGTATAATGGATTGAGAAAGCCAAAGAAAACTGCATAA
- a CDS encoding DUF1657 domain-containing protein: MTVITKLKQTISGLKSAQACLEGFVLDTDNQQAKQLYQNAAQQTQTIIDSLEPRVQEVLQDEPQYNQ, from the coding sequence ATGACAGTAATTACTAAGCTTAAACAAACTATTTCTGGATTAAAAAGTGCTCAAGCATGTTTAGAAGGATTTGTTCTTGATACTGACAATCAGCAAGCAAAACAACTGTATCAAAATGCAGCTCAGCAAACGCAGACAATTATTGATTCTTTAGAACCACGTGTTCAGGAGGTTCTACAAGACGAGCCCCAGTATAATCAATAA
- a CDS encoding glycosyltransferase, translating to MRILFLESHPMWIYGLPNGFCDAGHEVLISGPITEDGIRQMISNYKPDLIITMGHTLEHTKEKQLLIRKYVKPSNIPHIYWATEDPGYTFTFSLPLIQTIQPDFVFTICPARVDFYKEQGIQAAHLDFGYHLSVHSPTKIEAKYDVTLAVVANGYPMLYEKRPDHFRFKALKTLISPFLEENSRIDFWGRYWDEMDHIIGRKIPDEWIHGYLPYTEANKVYSSADIVLGVQNHLTQVTQRTYEVLGSGGILLTNDTPEIRRLFQPGEDLIVSFSAKETIDLVKYYLNNPKERMKIKEAGMKKVKRYSYEQRAKYIIKTIIEARLISREFLKTGEGSMTHYYDVLKKEYNMIYMLCNRKIIYGGFLRTSG from the coding sequence ATGAGGATTTTATTTTTAGAAAGTCATCCAATGTGGATTTATGGACTTCCAAATGGTTTTTGCGATGCGGGCCATGAAGTACTGATTTCAGGACCGATTACTGAAGATGGAATACGTCAAATGATTTCGAATTATAAACCAGATCTCATCATTACAATGGGGCACACGCTAGAGCATACAAAAGAAAAGCAATTATTAATTCGAAAATATGTAAAACCTTCAAATATTCCTCATATTTATTGGGCGACAGAAGACCCAGGATATACTTTCACTTTTTCTCTCCCGCTAATTCAAACCATTCAACCAGACTTTGTATTTACGATTTGTCCAGCAAGAGTCGATTTTTATAAAGAACAGGGCATCCAAGCTGCACATTTAGATTTTGGATATCATTTGAGTGTCCATTCTCCTACAAAGATTGAAGCAAAATATGATGTAACTCTTGCTGTTGTAGCAAACGGATATCCAATGCTTTATGAAAAAAGGCCAGATCATTTTCGATTTAAGGCACTTAAAACATTAATCAGCCCATTTTTAGAAGAGAATAGTAGAATTGATTTCTGGGGGCGTTACTGGGATGAAATGGATCACATTATAGGGAGAAAAATCCCCGATGAATGGATTCATGGATACCTCCCTTATACGGAAGCAAATAAAGTGTATAGTTCAGCAGATATTGTTTTAGGAGTGCAAAACCATTTAACTCAAGTTACTCAAAGAACCTATGAGGTTCTCGGATCCGGAGGGATTTTACTTACGAACGATACTCCAGAAATAAGAAGGCTTTTTCAGCCTGGAGAAGATCTTATTGTTTCTTTTTCAGCAAAAGAAACGATAGATTTAGTTAAATACTATTTAAATAATCCAAAAGAACGTATGAAGATAAAAGAAGCGGGAATGAAGAAAGTTAAAAGGTACTCATATGAACAACGAGCTAAATATATTATCAAAACAATTATTGAGGCTAGACTTATTTCGAGAGAATTTTTGAAAACAGGGGAAGGAAGCATGACACATTACTACGATGTGCTAAAAAAGGAATATAATATGATATATATGTTGTGCAACCGCAAGATAATTTATGGAGGATTTCTAAGAACCTCGGGGTAA
- a CDS encoding LysM peptidoglycan-binding domain-containing protein, with the protein MQPQDNLWRISKNLGVSIEKLKRLNGLRTDNISVNQLLKIRKK; encoded by the coding sequence GTGCAACCGCAAGATAATTTATGGAGGATTTCTAAGAACCTCGGGGTAAGTATAGAAAAACTTAAGCGCTTAAATGGATTAAGAACAGATAATATTAGTGTTAATCAATTGTTGAAAATTAGGAAAAAGTGA
- a CDS encoding BC_2427 family protein — translation MNRPWIGKGIWNQICKEKKPNIQDDSCEIRKKKEDLETAFEKEDVEVVADSENETAFEKEDVEVVADSENETALEKEDVEVVADSENETAFEKEDVEVVADSENETAFEKEDVEVVADSENETALEKEDVEVVADSENETAFEKEDVEVVADSENETALEKEDVEVVADSENETVLEKEDVEVVADSENETALEKEDVEVVTDSENETKFEKEDVEVVADSENETALEKEDVGTKSEIKSLVRSMVMKTPFSITSEVSSFLKSPNISIKKQGAFVFQNEKNAGYRELDAKLLTTVQYYHGKAYCKLVSSKLHEKREFLEFSNPKVEDDIEKNRIEASSWIPIHSMKLEKEREGEFNDYITVKLPIEIGKYQGEISLREKVVFKEKVTEIKDVSQEIILTKNEFLLPKIKKTGQNPVTIEKAGLLVEGYIYQCIEYTIEQSLSHDNVYQLMQNIVLELTIQVLQEQEVRVRM, via the coding sequence ATGAATAGGCCATGGATTGGCAAGGGAATATGGAACCAAATTTGCAAGGAGAAAAAGCCGAACATTCAAGACGATTCATGCGAAATAAGAAAAAAAAAGGAAGATCTAGAAACTGCATTCGAGAAAGAAGATGTAGAGGTAGTAGCTGATTCAGAAAATGAAACTGCATTCGAGAAAGAAGATGTAGAGGTAGTAGCTGATTCAGAAAATGAAACTGCATTAGAAAAAGAAGATGTAGAGGTAGTGGCTGATTCAGAAAATGAAACTGCATTCGAGAAAGAAGATGTAGAGGTAGTAGCTGATTCAGAAAATGAAACTGCATTCGAGAAAGAAGATGTAGAGGTAGTAGCTGATTCAGAAAATGAAACTGCATTAGAAAAAGAAGATGTAGAGGTAGTGGCTGATTCAGAAAATGAAACTGCATTCGAGAAAGAAGATGTAGAGGTAGTAGCTGATTCAGAAAATGAAACTGCATTAGAAAAAGAAGATGTAGAGGTAGTAGCTGATTCAGAAAATGAAACTGTATTAGAAAAAGAAGATGTAGAGGTAGTAGCTGATTCAGAAAATGAAACTGCATTAGAAAAAGAAGATGTAGAGGTAGTAACTGATTCAGAAAATGAAACTAAATTCGAGAAAGAAGATGTAGAGGTAGTAGCTGATTCAGAAAATGAAACTGCATTAGAAAAAGAAGATGTAGGAACTAAATCAGAAATAAAGTCTTTAGTGCGTTCAATGGTAATGAAAACACCATTTTCTATTACTTCAGAAGTTTCTAGTTTTTTGAAATCGCCTAATATAAGTATTAAAAAACAAGGAGCATTTGTATTTCAAAATGAAAAAAATGCAGGGTATCGAGAGCTAGATGCAAAGTTATTAACTACAGTGCAATATTATCATGGAAAGGCTTATTGTAAATTAGTTTCTTCAAAACTTCATGAAAAGAGAGAGTTTCTAGAATTTTCTAATCCGAAAGTCGAAGATGATATTGAAAAAAATAGGATCGAGGCATCTTCGTGGATTCCTATCCACAGTATGAAATTAGAGAAGGAACGTGAGGGTGAATTTAATGATTATATAACAGTGAAACTACCAATAGAAATAGGGAAGTATCAGGGTGAAATTAGTTTACGAGAAAAGGTGGTATTTAAAGAAAAAGTCACAGAAATAAAAGATGTGTCACAGGAAATTATTTTGACAAAAAATGAATTTTTATTACCAAAAATAAAAAAGACAGGGCAGAATCCGGTAACAATTGAAAAAGCGGGCTTACTTGTAGAAGGCTATATCTATCAATGCATTGAATATACTATAGAACAAAGTTTATCTCATGATAATGTGTATCAATTAATGCAAAATATCGTATTGGAATTAACTATCCAAGTATTACAAGAACAAGAAGTGCGAGTGCGAATGTGA